The following DNA comes from Candidatus Hydrogenedentota bacterium.
TTGGACTATCTAGACCGCCAAGAAAAAGCGACTGTACTCTCTTCGCCCCGTGTAACGGTACAGGATGGGGAAGAGGCGGTCTTTGAAAATGCGACCAAGGTGCCCTATGTATCCTCTACGGGCTACGGTTATGGCGGCTATTACGGCGGCTATGCCGGTTCAAACGTGAACGATGATAACTACCGACGTTATAATTCGGGTAACAGCCGCGTTGAGTTTATCGATGTGGGCACCATCCTTTCCGTATTGCCCAGGATTACTGCGGATGACAATATCCTCTTGGATATCAGCGCAGAAGACAGTACCTATACGGACAAGAATGTGGTGGTCGACGACCTGACCCGTTCGGTTCCGGAAAAGACTATTCGCCAGGCGGATACGCAAGTGCGCGTCAATTCCGGCGATACGATTGTGCTCGGCGGATTACGTCGTGACCGCGCCGGTCATTCTACGTCCAGAACGCCTATCCTCGGCGATATACCGCTTGTAGGAAAACTCTTTAATAATCCCAAGCGTTCCTCGAAAAATGCGGCACTCCTTATTTTCATCACCACGACCATTGTCGATGAAAGCACCATGCCCGAATCAGCGCAAATTGCCCATGTCGATCAAGAGCTTTCCGATGCGCGCCGCCGCATGCAGAAAAAGCCTTTGGATCGCTTAAAAACATCGGTTAATGACAACAAAGATGAAATTGGTGTATCCATCGGGCAAAGCGGCGCTTTGTTCTCGGACGGCGAAATCGTAACGGTCGAGGAACTCAAAGAACGCTTTTTCGATGCGAAAGATAAACAGCGTGTTACCGTCGTCATCCGCAAGCATCCCAGCGCGCCCGTCGATACGATCAATGCCGTGATGGAATGCGCCATGGAGGCAGGGCTCCGTATCGAATTTGATAATGATATTCCGCCCATCGTGCCTGCCATTCAGGTGGGTTCCTAAGCCCTGCGATCGAGACGCGTAATTTTTGCGGCGCCTTGGGGAAAGCTCCTTGTGTGCCGTGTCGCCGCCGCCCTTAAAGTCTTTAGGACACGGCGCTGAAAAAACGACGCTGCAGCGCTTTGTGCTGTAAACCGGCGGGCTGCCCATTCGTCTTTAAAGGCTTGCCGGCCATGGTGATTCGCACTTGGCGCAGTCGCGTCGTGCAGTGTTTAAACCTCGGCTCTCTGCCTTAAAATGATATGCTGTAATATTCGAATAATGCAATGACTGGAAATTAAAGGGCTTAACATGGTATCGTAGTATTAGGATGTGCAAGCATCCTATCCCCTCATGACCACTCCGGTCTTGCTTCTGTCTGCATCCCAACAGATTTGGGAGCGTTATCAAGAGGATTTGTCGCAACGTCAAAGCAAAGGGTTTTTCAACAATGCTTGAAGGATTATTGTACCCCAAGTCAATAGCTGTTATTGGCGCGTCTCGTAGTCCCGGAAAAGTAGGCTATGCCATCCTTTCCAATTTAGTTTCTGCCGGTTACGAGGGCAAAATTATTCCCGTCAATCCCACTGTGGATGAGATTATGGGACTGCCCTGTTATGCCGATGTGCGCGAAGCGAACCAAGATGTCGATCATTGTGTGATCGTGGTTCCTGCCAAGGCGGTCATGTCCGCCTTGGAAAGCGCGGCGGCGGTTCGGGCGAAAGCCTGCACCGTGATCACGGCCGGCTTTAAAGAAGTGGGCAAGGAAGGGGCGGAAAAAGAAAAGGAAATGGCGGCCTTCGCGCGCAAGCATAATATCCGTATTCTCGGGCCCAACTGCTTGGGCTTGATCAATACCGAAAATAAAATGAACGCCTCCTTTGCCGCTCAAATGCCCAAACTCGGCGGCATCTCCGTTATTTCTCAATCGGGCGCTCTTTGCACCGCCATCCTTGACTGGGCGGAAGGCCGTGGCATCGGTCTCGCTAAATTGCTCAGCATCGGCAACAAGGCGGATGTTTCCGAAACTGATTTACTGCAAGCCCTTGCCGACGACGAACAGACCAAAGTCATTGTCGCCTATCTTGAAAGTATTGATCAGGGCCCTGAATTTATCCGTGTCGCTGAAGAAGTTTGTGCGAAGAAACCCGTCGTGATCTTGAAGGCGGGCACCACCGAAGCCGGTGGGAAAGCGGCATCTTCCCACACGGGCAGCCTCGCAGGTGCAGATATCGCCTATGGCGCGGCATTCAAACGGGCCGGCATCATTCGCGCCGACAATTTCGAGGCGCTCTTCGATTCTGCCACCGCCTTTGCCATGCAGCCCCTGCCCAAGGGTGATCGTGTCGCTGTCATTACCAACGCCGGCGGTCCCGGTATCATGGCGGCAGACGCCATCGAAAACTTGGAGATGAACATCAGCCCTATCACAGCGGAAATCGCTGAGTCTATTAAAGCGCAGCTCCCTGCAGCGGCAAGCGTCGCCAACCCCATTGACGTGTTGGGTGATGCTGATTCCACGCGCTATGCCATGGCGCTCAAAGAGGTTCTGAAGGATCCCAAGGTCAACGGTATTATTGTTATTATGACGCCTCAAGCCATGTCCAATCCGGATGCGGCAGCTGAGGCGATTATCGCTGAAGCAGACGGCATAAAGCCTGTGTTGACGTGCTTCATGGGCGGCTCACAAGTGGTGAGCGCACGCAAATTATTTGTGGACGCCAACGTGCCCGAATATCCTTCTCCCGAACGTGCGGTAAACGCGCTGAAGGATATGGTCGAATATGCGGCATGGCTCCACCGTCCGCCGCGTGTTGTCACCCGTTTCCCCGTCAACCGTCACCGAGTAGAACGTGTTTTGGTACGTCAAGCCCGCTCACGGCGTACAGAAATGGGCGAAGTGGAAGCCAAAGAAATTTTGCTCGCCTATGACTTCAACGTGTTGCCGGGTCAGCTGGCGCGTAACAGCGACGAAGCGGTGTTCATTGCCGACCGCATCGGCTATCCCGTCGCCATGAAAATCGTGTCCCCCGACATTTTGCATAAATCTGATATGGGCGGTGTGAAGTTGAACCTTTCCAAGGCGTCGGAAGTACGGGATGCCTTCGATCTGATGGTGCTTCGTATTGGCCGTGCAGTTCCTGATGCGCCCTTGCGCGGCGTCTATGTGGAACAGATGAGCAAACCGGGCCGTGAAGTTATTTTGGGCATGCACCGCGATCCTC
Coding sequences within:
- a CDS encoding CoA-binding protein; this encodes MLEGLLYPKSIAVIGASRSPGKVGYAILSNLVSAGYEGKIIPVNPTVDEIMGLPCYADVREANQDVDHCVIVVPAKAVMSALESAAAVRAKACTVITAGFKEVGKEGAEKEKEMAAFARKHNIRILGPNCLGLINTENKMNASFAAQMPKLGGISVISQSGALCTAILDWAEGRGIGLAKLLSIGNKADVSETDLLQALADDEQTKVIVAYLESIDQGPEFIRVAEEVCAKKPVVILKAGTTEAGGKAASSHTGSLAGADIAYGAAFKRAGIIRADNFEALFDSATAFAMQPLPKGDRVAVITNAGGPGIMAADAIENLEMNISPITAEIAESIKAQLPAAASVANPIDVLGDADSTRYAMALKEVLKDPKVNGIIVIMTPQAMSNPDAAAEAIIAEADGIKPVLTCFMGGSQVVSARKLFVDANVPEYPSPERAVNALKDMVEYAAWLHRPPRVVTRFPVNRHRVERVLVRQARSRRTEMGEVEAKEILLAYDFNVLPGQLARNSDEAVFIADRIGYPVAMKIVSPDILHKSDMGGVKLNLSKASEVRDAFDLMVLRIGRAVPDAPLRGVYVEQMSKPGREVILGMHRDPQFGPMLMFGLGGIFVEVMKDVSFYLAPLTHEEAMQMLASTRSYALLRGARGQAGVDLDAIAGALQRISQLVTDFPQIEEMDINPFIVGEVGTEPVVADARMILSGV